GACGAACTCTCCGAGGCGGGCAGCAGCTTCCTCGGAAGCCTCGCCTGACCGACATCCCGCCCCGCCTCGCGTGATCCTCCCATCACCGGGATGCCGCGCCCGCAGGCCGTAGGCAGGGGTGCGCAGTTCGTCCGCCCCCTGCCACGGCGTTGCCTGCCGGGGGCGGGCTCAGCGTGATGCCGTTCGACTACGGGCTGACCTGCCACGGCTTGCCCGCCGGGGGCGGGCCTGTGAACGACAGACGCCCGGCCGTGCAGTTGGCTCTTCCGTCCGGAAGACGGTCCGGCAAGGCTCGCGAGATCAGCTCCCGGCGCGTAGATGTCCGCCCCGCCGGTGAGAGCTGCCGCTGGCGCCCTCACGAATCCTGCAGGGCCGTGCTCGTCCGGCGTGGTGCCGCGCTGCGCTCTGCCTCCGGATTTCTGCAAAAGATTCCCGCAGTGCAGCAATGCGCATTCTCGCATTCTGTGATCGATGGAAATATTCGTTCAGTGCCTACGGGAAGATATTTTGAATCCGGTGTTTGCCGCGCCGATCGCCCCGGGAATCAGTCTGAACGAAGCTTCTGGATCACTGATTTCAATTCGAATCCTCTAGGCTTCTCTGTCGAATAAGCCGATCGTTATTTCCGGGAGAAAAGTGACCGATATTCTCGAATCGAGCGAGGTTATTCCTGGGATCTCGCTCGCAGAACGCGACACCACTTTGTGGCAGCTGCTGTGTGAGCGTGCGGAAGAACTGCCCGGCGCCATGGCGGTGATTGATTCCTCGCAGACCCTGACCTACGCCCAGCTCGTGGCCGAAGCCTCCACGCTGGCCCGATGCCTGCGTGCGGGCGGCATCGGCCCAGGGGATTCTGTGGCCTGCGCGGTTCCGCGCGGCGTGCGGGCCGTGGTCGCGCAGTTGGCGGTGTTCGCGGCCGAAGCGGTGTACGTGCCGGTGTCTGCCGATGATCCGCCGGACCGGCTCCGTGCCCTGCTGGACGGGGTCGCTGCGCGGCGTGTGCTCACCCTGTCCTGCCAGCGCCTGCCCGACGGCGTCGACCGCATCGACATGGACGCGCCGATGCAGCCCCCCGGCGGTGCGGGTCTCGCGAAGTCAGGGCGCCTGCCAGGCCCTTCGCCTGAGATGCGTGCGTACATCATCCATACGTCGGGCACCTCAGGTAGGCCCAAACCGGTCGCGGTCACGCACCGGGCGATCGCGCACACCATGCGTGCCCATGCCCGCCGTTTCGCGGAGCCGGTCCGGTGCATGGCGGTGGTGTCGCCGATGACGACGGACGCGTCGCTGCCGGGCATCTGGTGGCCGCTGCTGGCGGGCGGCACGGTGTGGCTGGCGCCGACGGACGCGCAGCAGACGGTGAACGATCTCGCCGCGCAACTGGGCAGCGGTCAGGTCAGCCATGTGCTGCTCACGCCGTCGCTGTACGGGGCGGTCCTGCCGCTCCTGGAGGGCCCGTCGCCGCACCTGCGGCAGGTCGTGGTGGGCGGTGAGCCGTGCCCGAGCGAGCTGGCCGCCGATCACCACCGCAGGATGCCGGGTGTGGAGCTGGTCAACGCCTACGGGCCCACGGAGGCGGCGGTCTGGTGCACGGCCGCCGTGCTGCGGCCCGGGGAGCCCGTCACGGCCGGTACCGCGCTGCCGGGTACGCCCGTCCTGGTGATCGGCGCCAACGGCCAGCCGGTTCCGGCTGGTGAGACCGGCGAGGTGTGCGTTGCGGGTGCCGGACTGGCGCAGGGCTATGCCGCGGACACCGAGCTGACGGCTTCGCGTTTCGTGGCTCTCCCGAGCGACGGACGCCGGCGTATGTACCGCACCGGTGATCTCGGCCGGTTCGACGGTCACGGCAGGCTGGAGCTGCTGGGCCGGAAGGACGCCCAGGTGAAGGTGCGCGGATTTCGCGTGGAGCCCGAGGGCGTCGGCCGGGTGCTGCAGGACATGCCCGGGGTACGGGACGCCACCGTCGGTGTCCACGAAGGCCGCCTGGTCGCCCACGTGGTCCCGCGGTGGGACGAACAGAGCGCGGCCCGGCAGCTGCACGAGACCTGGGACGAGCTCTTCAGCAGCCTGGACTTCCGTGACGAGCGCGCCGGGTGGACCAGCAGCTACACCGGAGCGCAGCTTCCGGACGCGGAGATGGACGAGTGGATCGACGCCACGGTGCGCCTGGCGACCGAGACCGGCCGCCCCAGCAGTCTGCTCGACCTGGGATGCGGTTCGGGCATGATCCTGACCCGCCTGGCCGGTACGGCGGCACGCGTCGTGGGGGTGGACGTCTCCGCCGAGTCCCTCGCCGCCGTGCGTGCCCGGCTCGACGCCATGGGACTGTCCGGCGTGGAGCTGCGGCAGGGCGATGTGACCAGTGCACGCGACGTCACGGGAATGGATCTCGTGCTGTGCAACTCGGTCGTGCCGTACCTGCATTCGGCGGCCCATCTGGAGCGGGCCGTGGCCGGCGCGCTGGGGGCAGTCGCGCCCGGGGGGCGGGTGGTGTTCGGGGACGTGAAGGACCGTACGGTGCAGGACGCCTTCCACGCGTCTGTCGTGCTGGACGGGGCGGACGACGGCGAGGGTGTCGAGGTGCTGCGCACGCGGTGGCGGCGCCGGGTGGCGTGCGATCCGTATCTGCTGGTGGACCCGCGCTGGTTCACCCGCTGCGGAGTGCCGTATGCCGAGGTGCGACCGCGCACAGGGCTCGCCCGCAACGAGATGAACGACTTCCGCTTCGACGCCGTCCTTGTGCCCCGGGCGCCTGGTGGTGTCGTCGAGGTGGAGCAGTGGCACTCCTGGCCCAAGAGCTTGGAGGGGATGCGGGAACTGCTGGAGGCGGAGCCGGGCCCGGTGGGAGTCCTGCGGGTGCCCAACCGCCGTACGGCCGGGGCGTGCGCGGTGCGGGACGTTCTCGCGGCGGGCAACGGCGGGTTCACCGCCGCCGATCTGCGTGCCCTGGCCGCCCGTGCGGAAGCCGATGCCGTGCACCCCGTGGCCCTGGAGGAACTGGCGGCGGACATGGGCAGGCCGGTGCGCCTGTCCCGTGCGGCGGGCTACCGCGACGGCGCGTTCGACGTCGTCTTCCTGCCCGCCGTCCCGCATGGTGCGGACAACGGTGGCGAGCGGGCGGTCGCGATCCGGTGGCCGCAGCTCGCGTGTGCGGACGATCTCGTCTCGGCCCCCCTGCACCGGCACGTCCTGGCCCGGGCTTCCGAGGAACTGCTGCCGGCCCTGCGCCGACACGCCGAGCGGTCTCTGCCCGAGCACGAGCGGCCCAGTCGGTACGTCCTGCTGGCCGAGCTTCCCCTGGGCGCCAACGGCAAGCTCGACCGGGCCGCCCTTCCCGCACCGTCCACCGAGCGACCCGCGATGTCCACGCCCTACCGGGCACCTCAGTCGCCGGTCGAGGAGACCCTCACCGGAATCCTGGCGAATGTGCTGGAGCTCGACCGGGTGGGCATGGACGACGACTTCGTGGAGCTGGGCGGTGACTCGCTGAGGGCGGTGCGGGCCGCCACGCAGATCGGTGCAGCCGTCGGCCGTGACGTCCCGTCCCGCTCCGTACTGGAACATCCCACCGCAGCCCGGCTGAGTGCCTACCTGGCCGATACGGCGAAGGGGGTGCCGGGGCAGCGGGCTGCGTCCACCGCAGACGTCCTGACGGACATCGGCCCGGACGGCGTCCGGCTGGCCGCGGGACCCACGCACCAGTTCCTGCGGGTCAACGACGACCGGGCCGGCGGGATCCTGCCCAGCCACGGGCCGCGCTTCTCGCTGGAATGCCACTACCGCATCCATGGTCCCCTCGACGTCCGGGCGTTGTCGACGGCTGTGGACCGGCTCGTGGCCCATCAGCCCGCACTGCGGACCGCCGTGCAGCTGACGGGCGAGCCGGGTGAACTCCACCAGACCGTCCACCCCGCCCCCGAGGGGGTCCTGCGCCACCACTCCGCCGAGGCCCTGGG
This window of the Streptomyces sp. NBC_00237 genome carries:
- a CDS encoding amino acid adenylation domain-containing protein; amino-acid sequence: MTDILESSEVIPGISLAERDTTLWQLLCERAEELPGAMAVIDSSQTLTYAQLVAEASTLARCLRAGGIGPGDSVACAVPRGVRAVVAQLAVFAAEAVYVPVSADDPPDRLRALLDGVAARRVLTLSCQRLPDGVDRIDMDAPMQPPGGAGLAKSGRLPGPSPEMRAYIIHTSGTSGRPKPVAVTHRAIAHTMRAHARRFAEPVRCMAVVSPMTTDASLPGIWWPLLAGGTVWLAPTDAQQTVNDLAAQLGSGQVSHVLLTPSLYGAVLPLLEGPSPHLRQVVVGGEPCPSELAADHHRRMPGVELVNAYGPTEAAVWCTAAVLRPGEPVTAGTALPGTPVLVIGANGQPVPAGETGEVCVAGAGLAQGYAADTELTASRFVALPSDGRRRMYRTGDLGRFDGHGRLELLGRKDAQVKVRGFRVEPEGVGRVLQDMPGVRDATVGVHEGRLVAHVVPRWDEQSAARQLHETWDELFSSLDFRDERAGWTSSYTGAQLPDAEMDEWIDATVRLATETGRPSSLLDLGCGSGMILTRLAGTAARVVGVDVSAESLAAVRARLDAMGLSGVELRQGDVTSARDVTGMDLVLCNSVVPYLHSAAHLERAVAGALGAVAPGGRVVFGDVKDRTVQDAFHASVVLDGADDGEGVEVLRTRWRRRVACDPYLLVDPRWFTRCGVPYAEVRPRTGLARNEMNDFRFDAVLVPRAPGGVVEVEQWHSWPKSLEGMRELLEAEPGPVGVLRVPNRRTAGACAVRDVLAAGNGGFTAADLRALAARAEADAVHPVALEELAADMGRPVRLSRAAGYRDGAFDVVFLPAVPHGADNGGERAVAIRWPQLACADDLVSAPLHRHVLARASEELLPALRRHAERSLPEHERPSRYVLLAELPLGANGKLDRAALPAPSTERPAMSTPYRAPQSPVEETLTGILANVLELDRVGMDDDFVELGGDSLRAVRAATQIGAAVGRDVPSRSVLEHPTAARLSAYLADTAKGVPGQRAASTADVLTDIGPDGVRLAAGPTHQFLRVNDDRAGGILPSHGPRFSLECHYRIHGPLDVRALSTAVDRLVAHQPALRTAVQLTGEPGELHQTVHPAPEGVLRHHSAEALGSRSPSQFLAVLDAADPLDAAAGHVFTATLLTAGPHDHLLGLRLHHLTSDGWSLNLVEQQLSTLYADAVAGRTSTLPATDYQALNAPEEPRADDLAFWTRRLDSARPGLLIPPAHLRAHTDVHDALLRTRRIPAATATAFRELARTERVTPASALYALFAALVAADTGQDETLLLAVSAAHPGDTAHTAGLYAQAVPVRHHVSREPALTVRQALRSADTDLQQALRHDSASLLTLAGIHPPIGELFAASQFVFYDYLPPVEGLRLTGCAVERTDQLDPAFTGQLFQLPCDLGLLARESGDALDLAVIFDPAYAPPHYAENLLARLADALDTLAESAADRPWKGLVPADSWLAGLH